The following coding sequences lie in one Musa acuminata AAA Group cultivar baxijiao chromosome BXJ3-1, Cavendish_Baxijiao_AAA, whole genome shotgun sequence genomic window:
- the LOC135629122 gene encoding NADH dehydrogenase [ubiquinone] flavoprotein 1, mitochondrial-like isoform X1: MSAIGRSSVSGSSLHLFSMAPLKNFSSRYKAELLHHFKTWRLNSACRSLSTQAATTGSTPQPPPPPPPPEKTHFGGLKDEDRIFTNLYGLHDPLLKGAMKRGDWYRTKDLVLKGSDWIVNEIKKSGLRGRGGAGFPSGLKWSFMPKVSDGRPSYLVVNADESEPGTCKDREIMRHDPHKLLEGCLIAGVGMRATAAYIYIRGEYVNERLTLEKARKEAYQAGLLGKNACGSGYDFDVHIHFGAGAYICGEETALLESLEGKQGKPRLKPPFPANAGLYGCPTTVTNVETVAVSPTILRRGPEWFASFGRKNNSGTKLFCISGHVNKPCTVEEEMSIPLKELLERHCGGVRGGWDNLLAVIPGGSSVPLLPKHICDDVLMDYDALKAVQSGLGTAAVIVMDKSTDVVDAIARLSYFYKHESCGQCTPCREGTGWLWMIMERLKVGNAMLEEIDMLQEVTKQIEGHTICALGDAAAWPVQGLIRHFRPELERRIRERAQKELLEAAAA, encoded by the coding sequence GCACCTCTCAAGAACTTTTCTTCGCGATACAAGGCTGAACTGCTTCATCATTTTAAAACCTGGAGGTTAAATTCTGCTTGTAGATCACTCAGCACCCAGGCTGCAACAACTGGAAGTACTCCTCAGCCTCCACCACCACCCCCACCTCCGGAAAAGACCCATTTTGGTGGTCTAAAGGATGAAGATCGCATCTTCACCAATTTGTATGGCTTGCACGATCCTCTTCTGAAAGGTGCGATGAAACGGGGTGACTGGTATAGAACCAAGGACTTGGTACTTAAGGGTAGTGACTGGATTGTTAATGAAATCAAGAAATCTGGTCTACGCGGCCGTGGAGGTGCTGGTTTTCCATCTGGTCTTAAGTGGTCTTTCATGCCCAAGGTATCCGATGGCCGCCCTTCTTATCTTGTTGTCAATGCTGATGAGAGTGAACCTGGTACATGTAAAGACAGAGAAATAATGCGCCATGATCCTCATAAATTGCTTGAAGGGTGCCTGATTGCTGGAGTTGGTATGAGGGCAACAGCTGCTTACATTTACATAAGAGGGGAGTATGTAAATGAACGATTAACTCTTGAAAAGGCTAGAAAGGAAGCTTATCAAGCTGGACTTTTGGGGAAGAATGCTTGTGGATCAGGTTATGATTTTGATGTACATATACACTTTGGTGCTGGAGCATACATCTGTGGTGAAGAGACAGCATTACTAGAGAGTCTTGAAGGAAAGCAAGGAAAACCAAGGCTGAAGCCTCCTTTCCCAGCTAATGCTGGACTATATGGCTGTCCGACAACTGTAACAAATGTGGAGACTGTGGCTGTATCTCCCACAATTTTGCGGCGAGGACCAGAATGGTTCGCAAGCTTTGGCCGGAAAAATAACTCCGGCACAAAACTATTCTGCATATCCGGTCATGTCAACAAACCTTGCACCGTGGAAGAGGAGATGAGCATCCCATTGAAGGAATTGTTAGAGAGGCACTGTGGTGGTGTTAGAGGAGGTTGGGATAACTTGTTGGCAGTCATCCCAGGAGGTTCCTCGGTTCCTCTCCTTCCCAAGCACATATGCGATGATGTCTTAATGGATTATGATGCTCTCAAAGCTGTTCAATCTGGATTGGGCACCGCGGCGGTGATTGTGATGGACAAATCCACTGATGTTGTGGATGCGATAGCAAGACTATCTTACTTCTACAAGCATGAGAGTTGTGGCCAGTGCACTCCCTGCAGAGAGGGGACTGGATGGCTATGGATGATTATGGAGAGATTGAAGGTGGGGAATGCTATGCTGGAGGAGATTGATATGCTTCAGGAAGTCACGAAGCAGATTGAAGGGCACACCATATGTGCTCTTGGTGATGCCGCTGCATGGCCAGTGCAGGGTCTTATCAGGCATTTTAGGCCAGAACTAGAAAGGAGGATCAGGGAGAGAGCGCAGAAAGAGCTCTTGGAGGCTGCAGCTGCTTGA
- the LOC135629122 gene encoding NADH dehydrogenase [ubiquinone] flavoprotein 1, mitochondrial-like isoform X2 — MSAIGRSSAPLKNFSSRYKAELLHHFKTWRLNSACRSLSTQAATTGSTPQPPPPPPPPEKTHFGGLKDEDRIFTNLYGLHDPLLKGAMKRGDWYRTKDLVLKGSDWIVNEIKKSGLRGRGGAGFPSGLKWSFMPKVSDGRPSYLVVNADESEPGTCKDREIMRHDPHKLLEGCLIAGVGMRATAAYIYIRGEYVNERLTLEKARKEAYQAGLLGKNACGSGYDFDVHIHFGAGAYICGEETALLESLEGKQGKPRLKPPFPANAGLYGCPTTVTNVETVAVSPTILRRGPEWFASFGRKNNSGTKLFCISGHVNKPCTVEEEMSIPLKELLERHCGGVRGGWDNLLAVIPGGSSVPLLPKHICDDVLMDYDALKAVQSGLGTAAVIVMDKSTDVVDAIARLSYFYKHESCGQCTPCREGTGWLWMIMERLKVGNAMLEEIDMLQEVTKQIEGHTICALGDAAAWPVQGLIRHFRPELERRIRERAQKELLEAAAA; from the coding sequence GCACCTCTCAAGAACTTTTCTTCGCGATACAAGGCTGAACTGCTTCATCATTTTAAAACCTGGAGGTTAAATTCTGCTTGTAGATCACTCAGCACCCAGGCTGCAACAACTGGAAGTACTCCTCAGCCTCCACCACCACCCCCACCTCCGGAAAAGACCCATTTTGGTGGTCTAAAGGATGAAGATCGCATCTTCACCAATTTGTATGGCTTGCACGATCCTCTTCTGAAAGGTGCGATGAAACGGGGTGACTGGTATAGAACCAAGGACTTGGTACTTAAGGGTAGTGACTGGATTGTTAATGAAATCAAGAAATCTGGTCTACGCGGCCGTGGAGGTGCTGGTTTTCCATCTGGTCTTAAGTGGTCTTTCATGCCCAAGGTATCCGATGGCCGCCCTTCTTATCTTGTTGTCAATGCTGATGAGAGTGAACCTGGTACATGTAAAGACAGAGAAATAATGCGCCATGATCCTCATAAATTGCTTGAAGGGTGCCTGATTGCTGGAGTTGGTATGAGGGCAACAGCTGCTTACATTTACATAAGAGGGGAGTATGTAAATGAACGATTAACTCTTGAAAAGGCTAGAAAGGAAGCTTATCAAGCTGGACTTTTGGGGAAGAATGCTTGTGGATCAGGTTATGATTTTGATGTACATATACACTTTGGTGCTGGAGCATACATCTGTGGTGAAGAGACAGCATTACTAGAGAGTCTTGAAGGAAAGCAAGGAAAACCAAGGCTGAAGCCTCCTTTCCCAGCTAATGCTGGACTATATGGCTGTCCGACAACTGTAACAAATGTGGAGACTGTGGCTGTATCTCCCACAATTTTGCGGCGAGGACCAGAATGGTTCGCAAGCTTTGGCCGGAAAAATAACTCCGGCACAAAACTATTCTGCATATCCGGTCATGTCAACAAACCTTGCACCGTGGAAGAGGAGATGAGCATCCCATTGAAGGAATTGTTAGAGAGGCACTGTGGTGGTGTTAGAGGAGGTTGGGATAACTTGTTGGCAGTCATCCCAGGAGGTTCCTCGGTTCCTCTCCTTCCCAAGCACATATGCGATGATGTCTTAATGGATTATGATGCTCTCAAAGCTGTTCAATCTGGATTGGGCACCGCGGCGGTGATTGTGATGGACAAATCCACTGATGTTGTGGATGCGATAGCAAGACTATCTTACTTCTACAAGCATGAGAGTTGTGGCCAGTGCACTCCCTGCAGAGAGGGGACTGGATGGCTATGGATGATTATGGAGAGATTGAAGGTGGGGAATGCTATGCTGGAGGAGATTGATATGCTTCAGGAAGTCACGAAGCAGATTGAAGGGCACACCATATGTGCTCTTGGTGATGCCGCTGCATGGCCAGTGCAGGGTCTTATCAGGCATTTTAGGCCAGAACTAGAAAGGAGGATCAGGGAGAGAGCGCAGAAAGAGCTCTTGGAGGCTGCAGCTGCTTGA